The proteins below come from a single Leptidea sinapis chromosome Z, ilLepSina1.1, whole genome shotgun sequence genomic window:
- the LOC126978710 gene encoding uncharacterized protein LOC126978710 isoform X1 → MKSREILLLITMALPSIWMAVPGTFFWRPRLGLDLSIPTTETSMKVHLPNLYNVQEGVVVLIEGYQVGMSVVALAAGLTSANIFLHLNPASAYFYTNAYRWGLRYLSLVPLWIGGGGDNFCDTHKVWRRRFYYMDEFIPKWLQRAFFYVKESEWKKEETEFKRFKQIAEPEFGKHYRYPSKIFNDYKSQETKETSWSLGSSASVSITA, encoded by the exons ATGAAGTCAAGAGAAATTTTGCTGTTGATTACAATGGCACTCCCGTCTATATGG ATGGCAGTTCCAGGCACGTTCTTTTGGCGACCACGGTTGGGATTAGACTTGTCTATACCAACAACAG AGACATCGATGAAGGTTCACTTACCGAACCTGTACAACGTACAAGAAGGAGTCGTGGTTCTCATAGAAGGATACCAGGTCGGCATGAGTGTGGTGGCTTTAGCGGCCGGTCTTACCAGTGCCAACATCTTCTTGCACCTCAACCCAGCTTCCGCATATTTCTACACAAACGCCTACAGATGGGGACTCAGATATTTAAGTCT CGTTCCATTATGGATTGGTGGCGGTGGAGACAACTTCTGTGACACCCACAAGGTGTGGCGCCGTCGGTTTTACTACATGGACGAGTTCATTCCCAAGTGGCTGCAGCGCGCATTCTTCTACGTGAAGGAGTCCGAGTGGAAGAAAGAAGAGACCGAATTCAAGCGGTTTAAGCAAATCGCAGAACCCGAGTTTGGCAAACATTATCGCTACCCGTCAAAGATTTTTAACGATTACAAATCACAAGAGACAAAGGAAACCTCTTGGTCCCTGGGGTCATCTGCTTCGGTCTCTATCACAGCATGA
- the LOC126978710 gene encoding uncharacterized protein LOC126978710 isoform X2 produces MGTQIFKSMAVPGTFFWRPRLGLDLSIPTTETSMKVHLPNLYNVQEGVVVLIEGYQVGMSVVALAAGLTSANIFLHLNPASAYFYTNAYRWGLRYLSLVPLWIGGGGDNFCDTHKVWRRRFYYMDEFIPKWLQRAFFYVKESEWKKEETEFKRFKQIAEPEFGKHYRYPSKIFNDYKSQETKETSWSLGSSASVSITA; encoded by the exons ATGGGCACGCAGATATTTAAGTCT ATGGCAGTTCCAGGCACGTTCTTTTGGCGACCACGGTTGGGATTAGACTTGTCTATACCAACAACAG AGACATCGATGAAGGTTCACTTACCGAACCTGTACAACGTACAAGAAGGAGTCGTGGTTCTCATAGAAGGATACCAGGTCGGCATGAGTGTGGTGGCTTTAGCGGCCGGTCTTACCAGTGCCAACATCTTCTTGCACCTCAACCCAGCTTCCGCATATTTCTACACAAACGCCTACAGATGGGGACTCAGATATTTAAGTCT CGTTCCATTATGGATTGGTGGCGGTGGAGACAACTTCTGTGACACCCACAAGGTGTGGCGCCGTCGGTTTTACTACATGGACGAGTTCATTCCCAAGTGGCTGCAGCGCGCATTCTTCTACGTGAAGGAGTCCGAGTGGAAGAAAGAAGAGACCGAATTCAAGCGGTTTAAGCAAATCGCAGAACCCGAGTTTGGCAAACATTATCGCTACCCGTCAAAGATTTTTAACGATTACAAATCACAAGAGACAAAGGAAACCTCTTGGTCCCTGGGGTCATCTGCTTCGGTCTCTATCACAGCATGA